The Aeromonas encheleia genomic sequence GAGAGTCAGAGCCTTGTCTACGGACAGACCACGTACTTGATCGGCTACCAGACGAGCTTTCTGGGCAGAAGTACGGGCATAACGGTGTTTAGCGATAGCTTCCATCATTTATCCCTTAGCGCTTCTTAGCCTTCTTATCAGCAGCATGGCCGCGATAAGTACGAGTCGGTGCGAATTCACCCAGTTTGTGACCGATCATTTCTTCGGTAACGAAAACCGGAACGTGCTGACGACCATTATGGACAGCGATGGTCAAACCGATCATATTCGGGATGATCATTGAACGACGGGACCAGGTCTTAACCGGCTTTTTATCCCCGCTTTCCACCGCTTTCTCTACCTTCTTCAGCAAGTGCAGGTCAATAAAAGGACCCTTCTTGAGAGAACGTGGCATGGTGATTCCTCTATGTTAACAATTACTTGTTACGACGACGTACGATGTACTTGTCGGTACGCTTGTTCTTACGGGTCTTGAAGCCTTTAGCCTTCTGGCCCCATGGGGACACAGGCTGCATGCCTTTGTTACGACCCTCACCACCACCGTGCGGGTGATCAACCGGGTTCATCGCCATACCGCGAACGGTCGGACGAATACCACGCCAGCGGTTTGCACCGGCTTTACCCAGTTGACGCAGCATGTGCTCGGAGTTACCGACTTCACCGATGGTAGCGCGGCACTCGGCCAGAACTTTACGTACTTCGCCGGAACGCAGACGCAGAGTTACATAGTTACCATCACGCGCCAGGATCTGGATGAAAGTACCAGCGGAACGAGCCAGCTGGGCACCTTTACCAGGTTTCATCTCTACGGCGTGAACGGTAGAACCGACCGGGATGTTGCGCATCGGCAGGGTGTTACCCACCTTGATTGCAGCATCAACACCAGAAGCGATAGCGTCACCAGCTTTCAGGCCTTTCGGCGCCAGGATGTAACGACGCTCACCGTCTGCATACAACACCAGAGCGATGTTAGCGGTACGGTTAGGATCGTATTCCAGG encodes the following:
- the rpsS gene encoding 30S ribosomal protein S19; its protein translation is MPRSLKKGPFIDLHLLKKVEKAVESGDKKPVKTWSRRSMIIPNMIGLTIAVHNGRQHVPVFVTEEMIGHKLGEFAPTRTYRGHAADKKAKKR
- the rplB gene encoding 50S ribosomal protein L2, with product MAIVKCKPTSPGRRHVVKIVNQELYKGKPFAALLDSKSKSGGRNNNGRITTRHIGGGHKQHYRIVDFKRDKDGIPAKVERLEYDPNRTANIALVLYADGERRYILAPKGLKAGDAIASGVDAAIKVGNTLPMRNIPVGSTVHAVEMKPGKGAQLARSAGTFIQILARDGNYVTLRLRSGEVRKVLAECRATIGEVGNSEHMLRQLGKAGANRWRGIRPTVRGMAMNPVDHPHGGGEGRNKGMQPVSPWGQKAKGFKTRKNKRTDKYIVRRRNK